In a single window of the Pontibacter russatus genome:
- a CDS encoding 4-hydroxy-3-methylbut-2-enyl diphosphate reductase: protein MNVTIDKNSGYCFGVEFAIQMAEDEMEHCEELYCLGDIVHNSMEVKRLYNKGLRIIDRDQLKELRDCKVLIRAHGEPPETYKLALENNIELIDASCPVVLKLQNRVKHAFDSGKAEDAQVVIYGQVGHAEVIGLTGQTGDEAIIVTTEADLDKIDFTRPVTLFSQTTKSTKGFYHIKGLIEERLQQANRDSTQPAFNANDSICRQVSNREPQLARFATEHDVIVFVSGKKSSNGKALYSVCKQHNPNSYFVENEEELEPEWFTGAGSVGICGATSTPMWLMEQVSRGISALEGAQV from the coding sequence ATGAACGTAACCATAGACAAGAATTCCGGCTATTGCTTTGGCGTGGAGTTCGCCATCCAGATGGCCGAGGACGAAATGGAGCACTGCGAAGAGCTCTACTGCCTCGGGGATATCGTACACAACAGCATGGAGGTGAAGCGCCTCTACAACAAAGGCCTCCGCATCATCGACCGCGACCAGCTGAAAGAGCTGCGCGACTGCAAGGTGCTGATACGGGCACACGGCGAGCCGCCCGAAACATATAAGCTGGCCCTGGAAAACAACATCGAACTGATTGACGCCTCCTGCCCGGTGGTGCTGAAGCTGCAGAACCGCGTGAAGCACGCCTTCGACAGCGGCAAAGCCGAAGACGCCCAGGTGGTGATATATGGCCAGGTGGGCCACGCCGAGGTCATCGGGCTGACAGGCCAGACCGGCGACGAGGCCATCATCGTGACGACGGAGGCGGACCTGGATAAGATTGACTTTACCCGGCCGGTCACGCTCTTCAGCCAGACCACCAAGAGCACCAAAGGCTTTTACCACATCAAGGGCCTGATAGAAGAGCGCCTGCAGCAGGCCAACCGCGACAGCACCCAGCCTGCCTTCAACGCCAACGACAGCATTTGCCGCCAGGTATCGAACCGCGAGCCGCAGCTGGCCAGGTTTGCCACCGAGCACGACGTGATCGTGTTTGTGAGCGGCAAGAAAAGCTCGAACGGAAAAGCCTTATATAGCGTATGCAAGCAGCACAACCCCAACAGCTATTTCGTGGAGAACGAGGAGGAACTGGAGCCGGAGTGGTTTACCGGGGCCGGGAGCGTGGGCATTTGCGGGGCCACCTCCACACCCATGTGGCTGATGGAGCAGGTGTCGCGGGGTATTTCGGCCCTGGAGGGCGCGCAGGTATAA